GCCGTTCGATGCCGACGTTCTTAGCCAACGGATCCCACCACGCACCGATGCCGCAGATGATCCGGTTCGGCGCCAGGTCGTCGAGCGTGAGAAAGGTCGCGGCCAGCAGGCCGATGTTGCGCGTCCAGTTGTTGATCACGCCGCTGCCGATTTTGACGCGCTCGGTGACGGCGGCGAAGGCGGCCATCGGCACGATCGCGTCGCGCACCAGGCGCGATTCGGCCTGCCACACCGCCTCGAACCCGCGCTGTTCGGCATACTGGGCGTACTGCATCCCTTCGCGGATAGGGTGGGCATCTTGCAAATACAGCGCGACGCGCATTCGGGGTGGGGAAGGTGGGCTATCCATGCGATATTCGCGGAAGGTGACTGAAAGTATTGATTGACGGCGATTTTACAAGAGCCTATAATTCCCATTGCAGGATTTAAGGTTTTAGGTAGCAGAGGCGAAGCGTTTGCAAGCGTAGTCTTGGCTGGCGGAAGCGCGGTGCAAATGCTTCGCCTCTATTGGTGAAAGGAGGTCGAATGGCCAAGAAAGATCGAGAACAAAAGCAGAAAGAAGATGTGATTCAGGTCGAAGGCGAAGTCATCGAGGCGTTGCCCGGCACCATGTTCAAGGTGCAACTGGACAACGGCCACCAGGTGCTGACCACGCTGTCTGGCAAGATGCGCAAGAACTACATTCGCATTTTGCTCGGCGACCGCGTGCGCGTGGAACTTTCGCCGTATGACCTGACGCGCGGGCGCATCTCCTACCGCTTGCGCACCGGCCGCGAGAACGTGCCCGCCTGACGCCGGCTTCTCTCACGGCAGCGCGGCGCATGCAGGCGATTGCGTCGCGCGTTATCTCCTATCCCCATCGCGCCTGGCGCACACTAGGCATATCCAGTCGTCTATCGCTCGCTTCTCCAGGACGGATAACCCCGCCGTCTCGGCAGCGCGCACTACGTCGCCGGCCTGCATGTCCAAGATGCCGGAGAAGATGAACTGCGGCGCGCGCGATGTCAGCCCTTCGGCCAACATGCGAATGATCACGCCGGCCAGGATGTTGGCCACGACTAGATCGTAGACGCCATGGGCGACCTCGTGAGAGCCATGCATGATTGTCACACGGTCGCCCACGCCGTTGGCCCGGACGTTCTCGCGGCCGGCGCGCACGGCCTCATCATCGGTGTCTACGCCCACCACCTCGCGCGCGCCGAGCCTGGCCGCCAAAATCGAAAGGATGCCCGAACCGCTGCCGACATCAAGGATGCGCATGCCGGCTTGGACGTAGTCTTCCATCGCAGCGGCGCACAGTTGGGTGGTGGGGTGCAGGCCGGTGCCGAACGCCATACCGGGATCGAGCGTGATGACCAAGTCGCGGTCTGCGGCGTGGTCGGACGACACGTCGTTTATCCATGATGGGCGGATGAGGATGCGCCGACCGATGCGCAGCGGTTTGAACGATGCCTTCCATGCGTCGGCCCAGTCCGATTGGGCGACGATGCGATAGGCCGGCTGCGGCGTGGGCCGCACCATATTCAGGTAGGCGAGCGCCTCTTCGACCTTGCGCTTGCGTTCGGCCAGCGTTTCATCGTCGGGCAAATAGGCGCGCACGATGATTGGCCCTTCGGCGCGCTCGTCCTCCCAGCGGTCGGCGACCATGACGCCCGGTTGTTGCCGGTGGGTCTGCTCTAGAGCCACGCCGCCTTCAACGTAGGGGAAGATCGCCTCGCTGATTGCCTCGGCTAATTCGGCGTCGGCTTCGAGGCGGAGTTCCAGCCAGCGCGGGCTATCGGCCATTGCCATGAGTGTAGCAAAGGCGGTGGTGCGCATGCTTGAGAGGCGCGCTCGGCTACAATCTTGCAGCATGACGGCGGTGCATCTTTCGGGGCAGTTGATCAACCGCGAATTGAGCTGGCTGGAGTTCAACCGGCGTGTGTTGCAGGAGGCGCAAGACCCCACCCACCCATTGCTTGAGCGCGCCAAGTTCCTGGCCATCTTCGCAACCAACCTGGACGAGTTTTTCATGATTCGCGTCGCCGGGCTGCGCGAGCAGGTGATGGCGGGGATTACTCGGCCAGGGCCGGAGGGAATTCCGCCGGCGCAGACGTTGGCGCTGGTGAACGAGCGCGTGTGCGCGTTGCAAACCGAGCATCTACGCACTTGGTGCGATGTGATCCGGCCGGAGTTGGCGAATCATGGCATCTGCGTCCTGGATTGGAACGAGCTGACCGACGCGCAGCGCGCCACGGCGACGGCGTATTTTCACCGCACGGTGTTCCCCATCCTCACGCCGCTGGCCGTGGATCCGGCGCACCCGTTCCCTCACATCAGCAACCTCAGCCTCAGCCTAGCCGTCGTCATTCGAGGCTCGCGCGGCCGTTTGCACTTTGCGCGGGTCAAGGTGCCGCCTTCGCTGCCCCGCTTCTTCCCGCTGAACGATTGCGCCGAGGACGAGCGCTGTGAGCGCTGCTTCGCATGGCTGGATCAGATCATCGCGGCGAACGTGGGTGCGCTCTTCCCGGATATGGACATCGCCGGCACCTACGCCTTCCGCGTGACGCGCGACGCCGACATCGAGATTCAGGAAGACGAAGCCGACGATTTGCGTTCGACCGTCGAGCGCTCGATCAGAGATCGTCGCTTCGGCAGCGTGGTGCGTCTGGAAGTGGTGCACGATATGCCGGAGGAAGTGTGCGACATCCTCACGGAGAACCTCAACCTGTCCAGCGACGAGGTGTTTCGGCTGGCCGGCCCATTGGATTTGAGCAGCTTGTGGGAACTGCATCGCTTGCCGCTGCCGGAGTTGAAAGACCCGCCGCTGTCCCCACGTATCCCTAACGATTGGAACAATTCCGAAGACATCTTCGCGCGGATTCGGCGCGGCGATGTGCTGTTGCATCACCCATACGACTCGTTCGCCCCCGTGGTGGAGTTCGTGCGCGCTGCTGCGCGCGATCCCCACGTGCTCGCCATCAAGCAGACGCTGTATCGCGTCGGCTCAAACTCGCCGATCGTCGAGGCGCTGATGGAAGCGGTCACGAACGGCAAGCAGGTCGCCGTGCTGGTGGAACTGAAGGCGCGCTTTGACGAAGAGAACAACATTCAGTGGACGCGCGCGCTGGAGGAAGTGGGCGTGCACGTGGTCTATGGCTTGCCCGGTTACAAAGTGCATGCCAAAGCCTGCATGGTCGTGCGGCGCGATTCCGACGGCGAGATTCGCCGCTACGTCCACTTGAGCACCGGCAACTACAACGCCAGCACCGCGCGCGTCTATACCGATCTCGGCCTGTTCACTTGTGACCCAGAGATCGGTCAGGACGTGGCCGAACTGTTCAACAACCTGACCGGCTACTTCAAACAAAAGTCATATCGCCGGCTGCTGGTCGCGCCGGTGACGCTGCGCAGGCGGATGACCGAGCTGATCGAGCGCGAGATCGCGCATCACTTGCGGCACGGCGGCGGCCACCTGATCTTCAAAGTGAACCAACTCGTGGATCCGGAGATGATTCACCTGCTGTATCGTGCGTCGCAAGCGGGCGTGAAGGTGGACCTGCTCGTGCGCGGCATGTGCTCGCTGCGGCCAGGCGTGCCGAATCTGAGCGAGAACATTCGCGTGGTCAGCATCGTCGGCCGCTTCTTGGAGCACAGCCGGGTGTATTACTTCCGTAACAACGGTGACGAAGAGATCTACTCCGGCAGCGCCGATCTGATGGAACGCAACCTCGACCGGCGCGTCGAAACGGTCTATCCCATCCTCGATCCCGCCATCAAGCGCCGGATCAAAGTCGAGATTCTCGACCTGGGCCTGCGCGACAACGTCAAGGCGCGGTTGATGCAGCCGGATGGCACGTATATCTTCGTCCGTCGGGGGCAGGGTGAACAAGAAATCAATAGCCAGCTCAAGCTGCTAGGCGCCGGTTGCGACTGCAGCGATCAACAGGCTGGCGCGTCTCCTGCAACTTGATCTGCGCGCCGGGCGCCGACCACAATAAATAGGGCGGGTGGGACTCGAACCCACACGCTGCTCGCGCAGCAGAAGATTTTAAGTCTTCGGCGTCTGCCATTTCGCCACCGCCCCGCTGATGAGCCTGAGGCTCGCCGTTTGCCACACGCAGTGACGACGAGAATTCTAGCATTTTGTGCTAAGATACGTCACCACTGGCGTTTGGTCAATGACCAAGGGGAAAGGTGGCCGAGTGGTTTAAGGCGGCGGTCTTGAAAACCGCTGTGGGGCTTCGCCTCACCGTGAGTTCGAATCTCACCCTTTCCGTCGGCAGTCAGAGGCGCAAGCCGCCAAAGGGTCACACGTCCATCATCGGAATAGCTGACCCTCGGATGGCTAGAGCGATCTGACCTCTGGGGAGGTGCCGGAGTGGACGAACGGAGCCGCCTGCTAAGCGGTTGTCCGGGTAAAACTGGACCCAGGGTTCGAATCCCTGTCTCCCCGCTCAAAGGGACCGCCCCTGTATCTTCTCGATCGCTCGGCGCACGTTGCCTCCCTCTTCTGCTAAGCGCAAGCGGGCGGCGTCGGGTGAAACCTGTGCTAGGTGCGCCACGATCGCCGTTTTGACCTCGCCATCGCAGCGGGCCAGCAGGTCTGTTGCCGCCTCCGGCGAGAGGCCGCAGGCTTGGGCCACAATGCGCCGGGCGCGCTCGCGCAGCTTGTGGTTGGTGGCTTGCAAGTCCACCATGAGGTTGCCGAAGGTTTTGCCGAGCTTGATCATCACGCCGGTGCTTATGGTGTTCAGCACCATCTTGGTGGCAGTGCCGGCTTTCATGCGGGTGGAGCCGCTGATGACCTCCGGCCCGACCACGGGGGCGATCACCATGTCGGCGGCGCGGTGCAGCGGCGTGTCGGGGTTACAGGTCAGCCCCAGCGTGAGCGCGCCGCGCGCCCTGGCCTCGGCCAGCGCACCCAACACATAGGGCGTGCGACCACTGGCGGCGATGCCCATGACGCAATCGCGCGGGCCGACGCCGACGGCGGCGATGTCGGCGCGTCCCTGTTCGGCGTCGTCCTCTGCGCCTTCAATCGAGGCAGTCAAGGCCGCCCGCCCGCCGGCAATCAGCCCCACCACCTGCGTCGGCGGCGCATTGTAGGTTGGGGGCATCTCGCTGGCATCCAGCACGCCCAGCCGGCCCGACGTGCCGGCCCCGACGTAGATCAACCGCCCGCCCTGTTGCATGCGCGCAGCGATGGCGTCAATCGCTTGAGCCATCGCTAAGCGCTGCGTGGCGACGGCTTCGGCCACGCGCCGGTCCTCGGCGTTGATCGCGTCCACGATCTCCAGCGTGCTGCGCCGATCAATGTCGCGCGTGGCCGGATTCACTGCTTCGGTCACGGCGTCGGCCGGATGGGGCGGCTTGTCTAGGGCCGGCAGGCGGCCGGGCGTGATGCTGCCGAGCACCACCGGATGCCGCGCACCGGTCGCGGCGGGCAGGTTGCCGGGTCGTCCATGCCAGGTTTCGTAGGCCAGCACGGCGAAGGCGATGGCCTCCTTGGCCTCGGCCGGCATGCCCAGTTCATCCGATAGGCGCACGCGGGCCGGCGCGAGCGCTTGTGACAAGAAGCGCACAAGCGTTGCGTTGCGCGCGCCGCCGCCGGAGACGATCACCTCGTCGGGGAGCTGCGGCAGGAAGTCGCGATGCGCCTGGGCGATCGAGGCGGCGGTGAACATCGTGAGCGTCGCGATGATGTCTTCTCCGCTTAGGCCGAGCGCTCTGCCGCGCGCCCACACCTGTGCGCCGAAGGGGGCGCCGAACATCTCGCGGCCGGTGGTCTTCGGCGGGCGCTGCGCCAGATAGGGATGCGCCATCAATTCGGCGAGCAGCCCCGCGTGCACGCGACCGCGCGCGGCGAGCGTCCCGTCGCGGTCGTAGCTTTGTGCGCCGTCGGTCAGCCGCTGCACGGCGTCGTCAATCAGCATGTTGCCGGGGCCGGTGTCGAAGGCGAACGCGCCATTTACCCTCCCGACTTCCAACTCACCTGCAGGAGGACTCGGGAGTCGGGATTGGGGCGGGAGATACGTGAAATTGGCGATGCCGCCGATGTTGAGCGCCGTGCGGGTGAGCGCGGCATCGCTGAACAGCAGCGCGTCCACGTAGGCCACGAGCGGGGCGCCCTGACCGCCGGCGGCCATGTCGCGCGCGCGAAAGTTGCTGACCGCCGGGATGCCGGTCGCTTCGGCGATGACGGCGGCTTCGCCCAGTTGCAACGTCGAAGCGCGTTCGCCGACGGGAATGTGCCAAAGCGTCTGACCGTGGCTGCCGATGAGCCGGACGTCGCTGGGTTGCAGGCCGGCAGCATGAATGCAAGCCAGCGCTGCATCGGCGAACGCGCGGCCCAGGGCGAAGTTCAACGCACACAGCCGGTCCACCGTGCCGGTCTCCGGGCGGAAGCAGGCGAACAGCTCATCGCGCAGCGCAGGTGGGTAGGGCGTCGAACTCAGTTGAACGATGCGCCAGCTCAACTGGGGCGGCGCGCCGCTCAGCTCGACCAGGGCGGCGTCAATCCCATCGGCCGACGTGCCGGACATCAAACCGAGGACGAGCATGGGCGGGATTGTAGCCGGCAGCAGCCAGATGCCGGGCAGCGCGAGAGATGCTCCAACGCATAGCTAATCAACTTTGCTACCTTCTGGTCTCCCGATGCGAAGCAGTTGACTTCTGCCGTGCCTTTGCTAATCTATTCGCCAATTGCGGGCTAAAAAGATACAGTCTTGCTTATATGGTTGCGTATGTCATCCGCCGATGTTTGGCGCTGGTCTTCGTCGTCTTTGTCATCTCGGTCATCACGTTTGTCATCATGTATAGCGTGCCTGGCGGACCATTCGAGGAACGCCAGATGCCCCTGCAAGGCGCCCAGCGTGAGAACATTTTGCGCAAGTACGGTATGACCGGCTCGATATTTGAGCGCTATATCGCCTACGTCAGCAATGCACTCCGGGGCGACTTTGGCTATTCCTTCTTTAGCCCAACCGAGCGAGTGCAGGATTTGATCGCGCGGGTGTGGGGGCCTACGCTTATCTTGGGCGGCATTACGATTGCAATTAGCTTGCCGTTGGGTGTGTGGTTGGGCATTCTAGCGGCGAAGCATAAAGGCTCGCCCTTGGATCTCATCGTTAACACCTTCGCCACCTCGATGACGGTGATCCCCGGCTTTGTCATCGCTGTAGCACTGATCTTGACATTTTCGGCGCGCATTCGGCTGCTCCCTTCGGGAGGCTGGGGAGGCCCGGAGCACCTCGTGCTTCCTGTAATCGCCTATGCCCTTGGGCCGACCGCCACCCTGATTCGCTATGTTCGCGGGTTAACGCTCGATGAACTTGGGTTGGATTATGTGCGCACAGCGCGAGCCAAAGGTCTGGCCGAGCATTTGATCATTCCTCGGCATGTGTTCAAGAACTTGATGATTCCCCTGGTCACCGTATTCGGCCCGACCATTCCACTCATCTTGACCGGCTCGGTATTTATTGAGACCACCTTTCGCATCCCAGGCCTGGGACAGTATCTTGTCAGTAGCTCGGTCAACCGAGATTATCCAATGGTGATGGCTCTGACCCTAATTATGGCTGTGATTTGGGGCATCACGCTGCTCGTCACGGACATACTCTACGTTAAGCTAGATCCGCGCGTGGAGTTATAAGCATGGCATCTACGGCGTCCATTGGTGGTGCAATCGGTAAAACGGTTGGGTCACAAAGAGCAATATCGGGCGGCGCGTTCGGAGCGGCCTGGCGCCGGCTGAAGCGCAATAAGCCGGCGACTGTCAGCGCCGTCATCGTTATCCTGCTGATCCTGGTCGCGATCTTTGCACCTGTGCTGGCTCCGTATGACTATGATCAGTCCATCATTCAGGACGCCGGCCAGTTTCCCAACTCCAAGCATCTGCTGGGCACCGACCTGCTGGGCCGCGATTTGCTGTCTCGGTTGATCTATGCGACGCGTGCATCATTGTCGGTCGCATTTGCTGTGCAGCTTACGGCACTGCTGGTTGGCGTGCCGTTTGGCTTTTTAGCCGGCTTGAAGCGAGGTGTAGTTGAGAACGTGCTCAACGCGATTGTGATGGTCTTCAATGCTCTGCCAGGCTTTCTATTTGCTTTGTTTTTGGTTACTGCGCTGGGGTCGGGCATTCCGCAGCTCATCTTCGCGCTGATGGTGACTACCTGGATCGGCTACGCGCGCATCATGCGCGCCGAAGTTTTGCGCTTGCGCAACCGCGACTTCGTCCTGGCCGCGCAGGCGCTGGGCGCGAGCATGTGGCAAATCGCCCTGCGTCACCTGTTGCCCAATTCGCTTACCGCGCTCATCATCGCCGTGGCACTGGGCATCCCCGGCACAATCTATGCTGAAGCCGGCTTAAGTTTCCTGGGTTTGGGCATCCGTGACCCGATCCCGAGTTGGGGCAAGATGATTAGCGACGGCATCCCCACGTTGCGCTTGTTTTGGCACTTGATCCTCTTCCCGCTGCTGGCGTTGTCCACCGCGACGTTGAGCTTCATGTTCCTGGCCGATGCCCTGCGGGATGCCTTAGATCCTAGCCGCGGCAAACGGTAGGTTTTTACCGCGTCGTAGTTCGACATTCGTCTACGGCCGAGCTTTGTAAGAGGAGGTTAGTCAATTATGAGCAAACGAAAGATGACCCGAAGGACGTTTCTAGGACTGGCCGGCATGGGCGTGGCCACCGGCCTGGCAGCTTGCGCAGCCCCGACAGGCCGACCGTCGGTGCCGGCGGTGTCTGGAGGTCCTGCTACGCCGGCCGTGCCCACCCCAACCACAGCGCCACAAGCAAATGTGCTGGGCAAAGTGCTGCCGCCCGATGCCGCGCCGCTCGATAAACAGGTCATGGTCGTGTTCGGTGGCACACCATACACCCTTGACCGTTTCATCTCCATGTATCAATCCAGCGGCCTCACCTCTCCGTATAGCCTTGGCTTGGTGCGCTTCAACAAGAACTACGATCTGTTGCCTGCTGCCGCCGAAAGCTGGAGCCCGGCAGAGGACGGCAAGAAATGGATTTTTAAGCTCCGTCGAGGGATCAAGTGGTCCGACGGCAACGAGCTGACGGCGCATGACTATGTAGCCACCTTCCAACTTGGCGCTAGTCCGGAGCATGCCTGGGACTTTGCCTGGTATTACTTGAACCTCAAGAACTGGGGCGAAGCCACTGCCGGCAAAGTGCCGGTCAGCGAGATTGGCGTGAAAGCGCTGGACGACTACACCCTGGAATTTGAGGCCACCTCCCCGGCGCCGTATTTGCCGTCGCAGCTCATCTGGTCGGTGCCGTTAAGCAAGGCTGCCTTGGAGAAACACGGCAAGTTTTACAACAACGACGTCGCCACTTCGGTGACGTGCTCGCCGCTCAAACTGACGGAGTGGTCGAAGGACAAGCGTTTTGTGCTGGAGTTGAACGAGAAGTACACCGGCCCAGCGGAGATGATCCCGTGGTACACCAAGTTCGTCAGCGAAGTGCCGGCAGCCATTGACGCCGTCACCGCATTCCAATCCAGCGATGTGCTGTGGATGCGCACCGACGCGACTACCGGGCGCGTAGCCGAGGCCGACCCCTCTCTGGCTGATCAAGTGTATTGGATGTATGGCGACTTCCGCACCTACTTCGTCGGCTTTAACTTTGCCATGAAGCCGTTCGACGATATCCGTGTGCGCCAGGCGTTGAGCATGTGCTTTGATCGTGCGCCGATTGTGCAAGCGGTGGCCGGCCGAGGCGGCGTTCCTGCGTATACCTTCCTTGCTGCTGGTTTCCCTGGCTCGTGGGAGAACTCGCCCGAAGCCAAGACTATCCAGCCGTTCGATGTAGAGAAAGCCAAACAGCTTTTGGCCGAAGCCGGCTATCCCAACGGCCAGGGCTTTCCGAAGCTGGAGATTCCCGTCACCCCCATCGGTGGTCAAACCGCTTCGCTCATCGCCCAGGGGTTTGCTGCTGAAGTCAAGAATCAACTTGGCATTGAAGCCGAAGTGGTCAATCGTGACTGGCGCGTGTTCATCGAGGAAGTGCGTACCAACCGTGCCGCTGCGGTGTGGGTGGACTCATACGGCATGGATTATCTCGATCAATCCAACATGCTCGGCGTCTTCACCTCCAACCGTCTGACCAACTGGAACAACGAAACCTATGACGCTATGTTTAACGAGGCAGCCGCCTATGCTGGTCCCAAGGAGGAGCGCGACGCCAAGTTCTACGAGGCCGAGAAGATGGTCCTGTCGCAGTTCGTCATCTGCCCGCTGTATCACGAGCGCATTCCTTACCTCATCAAACCGCAGGTGACCGGCCCAGGCATGGAGCCGGACAAGATCGGCGTGCGCGGATCACACTGGCCAGACGATTACGGACTCGGCGAATTTTGGTTCACCACCTACATCAAGAATATGTGATGCGCATGTTGCGCTTAGCCTATTCCTGATGAAGGCGCGGTCATGGGTAATCCCATGACCGCGTCATCTTTATCCGTGCCTTGGCACGCTGCGTTCACAGGTCGTGTGCGCCAGATGGACTCACGTCCTATGACCCAGGTATAAACGCGCGCTGTGGTCATCACCGGTTTACATCGCCTGATCAGAGAAAACGGAGAACTCCTGCGCGGTCGGCGCGTGGGTTTGGTGACCCATGCCGCCGCGGTGATGCCTGACCTGCGGGCTGCGCCCGAAGCGTTGGCCGGCGCCGGCGTGATGCTGCGCGCGCTCTTCGCGCCGGAGCACGGCCTGGAGAGCGCGGAAGCCGACGCCGTTCCGGTCGCCCACAGCGTACATCCCCGCTTCGGCATCCCGATCTACAGCTTATACGGCGAGACGCGCCGCCCGACGCCGGCCATGTTGAACGATTTGGATGTGCTGGTGTTCGACATGCAGGATGTGGGCGCGCGCTTTTACACATATCTGAGCACGCTCTTCCACGTGCTGAGCGCCGCCGGGGAATTCGGGTTGCCGTTGATCGTGTTGGACCGGCCCAACCCGATCAACGGCCTCGCCGTCGAAGGCCCGTTGCTCGAACCGGGCTTTGCGTCGTTCGTCGGCATCGCCCCGTTGCCGGTGCGTCACGGCATGACGATGGGCGAGTTGGCGCGCTGGCTGAACGCGGAGTGCAAACTGCGCGCCGACCTGACCGTGATGCCGATGGAAGGCTGGCGGCGGGCGATGTGGTTCGACGATACCGGCTTGCCTTGGGTGCCCCCATCGCCGGCCATGCCGCATGTGAGCACGGCGACGGTCTATCCAGGCGCTTGTCTAGTCGAAGGCACCACGCTTTCCGAAGGCCGAGGCACCGCCTTACCGTTTGAGCTGATCGGCGCGCCATGGTTGGATGCCTATGGCCTGGCGCAGTCGCTGAACGCGCTCGGCCTGCCGGGGGTGCGCTTCCGGCCTGCGCAGTTCATCCCCAGCGCCGGCAAGCACGCCGGCCGGTTGTGTCGGGGCGTTCAGGCACATGTTATGGCTCGCGAAGCGCTATCGCCGGTGCGGATGGGCTTGCACCTCGTCGCGGCGTGTCGGACCATGGCGCCAGGCGATTTCGCGTTTTTGCCGGCGAGCTGGGAGGGCCGTGCGCCGCATTTTGATTTGCTGATGGGGACCAGTGCGCCGCGCGCCGGCCTGGAGGCCGGCGCTTCGGTTGCCGAGATCGTTGCGCCGTGGCGCGCGTCAGAGCAGGAATTTCACCGGCAACGCGCGTTTGCCCTGCTGTATGCGTGATTGTTCAAAACCTGGTGCCGTCTTAGCCAAGAGAGTTCTCTCTCCTTTTTCGCCTTGTCTTTCAAGCCAGCAGTGTAGCCAGGTTTGCACCTCGTTCTTCCCTTGCCAACTCAACACCGTATCCCGCACCCGCTTCCTTACAACTTTATGGACTTTCACCGCAGCGCCGCAGCGCTTTCTCCTTGACACAACCCCGCTCACGGCGTATGCTTTGCATTGCAAAGTCATCTTCAACAAAGTGTGCTTTGCCGTGGAGGGAAGGTGGGAATGGAATCCCCGGAAGACCACTCCCGCCTTGAGCTACGCCTTCTTCCCCTTCCTAAGCGTCCTGGGGATCTTGCTGTCGTTGACCGTTCTTCGCCTGGCCGGCCTGATGCCTCCCGTCCTGGGCACCTGGGATGCCGGCGTGTTCCCGGTCATCGTGTAACGCCATCTGAGCGGCCATCACCGCAGCGGTGTTGGTCGGCCTCCTTCGCCGCTGCGCCATTCCGACCTGGGGTGGCGGGGGCGTCTCTCCTGCTTCTTCCTGTCCCTCTCCTGGAATGTAACCTCCGGCCCCGGCGACGCCGTGCAATGGACGGCCATCCGCTAGGGGGTCACGGAGTTCCCGGCAGCGGCGCAATGGGCAGCGTCGCCTTCGGCTGTGCTTACTACCAGTTACATAATGGCGGCGCCGACCCGGTAACTTTGGACCTGCGCGTGGTGGTCGACACGCTGTAACCTCACCTTGCACAAAGCCACGAAAGGATGCAAAACCATGAAAGCCTTACAAACCATGATTCGGACCGAACTCAAACTCTACCTGCGGGAACCGGCCGCGTTCTTCTTCACCCTGCTCTTCCCCGTGTTGCTCGTGGTGGTGGCGGGCTACAGTTGGGGCGCGCAGGTCGTCTTTACCACCGAGCGCGGCCTAGAAGTGCGCGTGCTGGATGTCATGCTCCCCACGGTGCTGGTGTTTATCGTCGCCAATCAGGGTCTGATGGGCCTTTACCCCTACATGACTTCCCTGAGGGAGAGCCGCGCGCTCAAGTACTACCGCACCCATCCCATCCGCCCGCGGCACCTCTTTATCGCCCAGTATATCACCGGGCTGGTGCTCTGGGCCCTGGCTCTGGCCTTGCTCCTACCCATCGAGCATCTGCTCTTCGGCCTGCGCTACGAGGGCGCGACGCTCATGGTGTTCCTTTCACTCCTCCTGGTGTACTCGGCCTTCTTCGTCCTGGGCTTCGGCCTCGCGGGGGTGACTCCCACTGCGCGCGTGGCCCAGGCCGCAGGGAGCCTCATCTTCTTCCCCATGGTCTTCCTGGGCGGCGGCTTCGGCCCGCGCGAGGGGTTACCGCCCTTCCTCAAGTTCGTCTCCGACCTGCTCCCGATGACCTTCGCCAATGACCTGCTCACGGACCTTTGGCTCTCCGGCCCCCTTTCCTTTCAGGAGGCCCTGCGCCTGTCCCTGCACTCCTACACGGGCACGGCTTTTCTGGGTCGCACCTGGTTCGCCCAGGTCACCGTGGGGCACGCCCTGCTCTACTTGCTGGCCATGACACTGGTCTTTGGCTTCCTCGCCCTGCGCAGCTTTCGATGGGGTGATGAGCGCGCCCCGCTGGCCCGCGTAGGGCGGTCGGCTTCCCCTTCCTCCGAAGAAGACGACGCGGTCATTCGGGTGGAGGGTCTGGTGAAAACCTATGGCCCGGTGCACGCGGTGGACGGCCTTTCTTTCACCGTGCGCCGCGGGGAGATTTTCGGCATCCTCGGCCCCAACGGCGCAGGCAAGACCACGACCCTGGAGTGCCTGGAGGGCCTGCGGGTGCATGATGCCGGTTCCTTGCAGGTGCTGGACCTGAACCCTCTG
The window above is part of the Candidatus Roseilinea sp. genome. Proteins encoded here:
- a CDS encoding ABC transporter substrate-binding protein, whose translation is MSKRKMTRRTFLGLAGMGVATGLAACAAPTGRPSVPAVSGGPATPAVPTPTTAPQANVLGKVLPPDAAPLDKQVMVVFGGTPYTLDRFISMYQSSGLTSPYSLGLVRFNKNYDLLPAAAESWSPAEDGKKWIFKLRRGIKWSDGNELTAHDYVATFQLGASPEHAWDFAWYYLNLKNWGEATAGKVPVSEIGVKALDDYTLEFEATSPAPYLPSQLIWSVPLSKAALEKHGKFYNNDVATSVTCSPLKLTEWSKDKRFVLELNEKYTGPAEMIPWYTKFVSEVPAAIDAVTAFQSSDVLWMRTDATTGRVAEADPSLADQVYWMYGDFRTYFVGFNFAMKPFDDIRVRQALSMCFDRAPIVQAVAGRGGVPAYTFLAAGFPGSWENSPEAKTIQPFDVEKAKQLLAEAGYPNGQGFPKLEIPVTPIGGQTASLIAQGFAAEVKNQLGIEAEVVNRDWRVFIEEVRTNRAAAVWVDSYGMDYLDQSNMLGVFTSNRLTNWNNETYDAMFNEAAAYAGPKEERDAKFYEAEKMVLSQFVICPLYHERIPYLIKPQVTGPGMEPDKIGVRGSHWPDDYGLGEFWFTTYIKNM
- the ybbC gene encoding hypothetical protein; amino-acid sequence: MVITGLHRLIRENGELLRGRRVGLVTHAAAVMPDLRAAPEALAGAGVMLRALFAPEHGLESAEADAVPVAHSVHPRFGIPIYSLYGETRRPTPAMLNDLDVLVFDMQDVGARFYTYLSTLFHVLSAAGEFGLPLIVLDRPNPINGLAVEGPLLEPGFASFVGIAPLPVRHGMTMGELARWLNAECKLRADLTVMPMEGWRRAMWFDDTGLPWVPPSPAMPHVSTATVYPGACLVEGTTLSEGRGTALPFELIGAPWLDAYGLAQSLNALGLPGVRFRPAQFIPSAGKHAGRLCRGVQAHVMAREALSPVRMGLHLVAACRTMAPGDFAFLPASWEGRAPHFDLLMGTSAPRAGLEAGASVAEIVAPWRASEQEFHRQRAFALLYA